In one window of Halomarina pelagica DNA:
- a CDS encoding alpha/beta fold hydrolase: protein MVQRTRDLPGTSRYVETNGVTLHVRTVGPEDGAPVVLLHGFPEFWYGWRRQLPALADAGYRLLVPDQRGYNLSDRPGRRGAYRIDALARDVVGLLDAEGYDAARIVGHDWGAMVAWWLALDHPGRVERLGILNVPHPGAFGEVIRENPRQALRSWYAGVFQLPRLPEAALRARDFELLERGLTDSSRPGTFSEVDLARYRTAWGRPGALTGMLNWYRANGLRSGLFDRRERVTVPTLVLWGARDTALIRENAERSVEYCEDGALVVFEDATHWVQHEKADEVNEKLVDFLA from the coding sequence ATGGTCCAGCGAACCCGCGACCTCCCCGGCACCTCGCGGTACGTCGAGACGAACGGCGTCACCCTCCACGTTCGGACGGTCGGTCCCGAGGACGGCGCGCCGGTCGTCCTGCTCCACGGCTTTCCCGAGTTCTGGTACGGCTGGCGGCGGCAACTGCCGGCGCTCGCCGACGCGGGCTACCGTCTCCTCGTCCCCGACCAGCGCGGCTACAACCTGAGCGACAGGCCCGGCCGGAGGGGGGCCTACCGCATCGACGCTCTCGCCCGCGACGTCGTCGGCCTCCTCGACGCCGAGGGGTACGACGCGGCCCGGATCGTGGGCCACGACTGGGGCGCGATGGTCGCGTGGTGGCTCGCGCTCGACCACCCCGGGCGCGTCGAGCGCCTCGGGATCCTCAACGTCCCCCACCCGGGCGCGTTCGGCGAGGTTATCCGGGAGAACCCGCGGCAGGCCCTGCGAAGCTGGTACGCCGGCGTCTTCCAGCTTCCCCGCCTCCCCGAGGCGGCGCTCCGGGCGCGGGACTTCGAACTGCTGGAGCGGGGGCTCACCGACAGCTCCCGACCGGGCACCTTCTCGGAGGTGGACCTCGCGCGCTACCGCACCGCCTGGGGTCGCCCGGGGGCGCTGACGGGGATGCTGAACTGGTACCGCGCGAACGGATTGCGGAGCGGGTTGTTCGACCGCCGCGAGCGGGTGACGGTGCCGACGCTCGTGCTCTGGGGCGCGCGGGATACCGCCCTGATCCGGGAGAACGCGGAGCGGAGCGTCGAGTACTGTGAGGACGGTGCGTTGGTG